In Ovis aries strain OAR_USU_Benz2616 breed Rambouillet chromosome 14, ARS-UI_Ramb_v3.0, whole genome shotgun sequence, a single genomic region encodes these proteins:
- the LOC114117975 gene encoding secretoglobin family 2B member 20-like yields MMKGALLVLALLVTRELTFKTNEAEACPVFFEGLSAIILALPSEALNETLDSVDANEAEKAAAEKIQHCFIEAGPQNRLNHLKYKASIVFSDDCTGYKLSSVVNALIGLVSSLLSLV; encoded by the exons ATGATGAAGGGAGCACTGCTTGTGCTGGCCTTGCTGGTGACCAGAGAGCTGACCTTCAAGACGAATGAGG CGGAAGCGTGCCCTGTGTTTTTTGAAGGCCTTAGTGCTATAATCCTTGCACTCCCAAGTGAAGCATTGAATGAAACTTTGGATTCGGTCGATGCTAATGAAGCTGAAAAAGCAGCCGCTGAAAAAATCCAGCATTGCTTCATTGAAGCAGGACCTCAGAACAGGCTTAATCATCTGAAATATAAG GCGTCCATCGTCTTCAGTGATGATTGCACCGGCTATAAATTGTCCTCGGTGGTGAATGCTCTTATAGGATTGGTTTCCAGTCTGCTCTCTTTGGTGTGA